The Strix aluco isolate bStrAlu1 chromosome 1, bStrAlu1.hap1, whole genome shotgun sequence genome has a window encoding:
- the ASPH gene encoding aspartyl/asparaginyl beta-hydroxylase isoform X8, producing the protein MADDTETKHGGSKNGKKEGLSGSSFFTWFMVIALLGVWTSVAVVWFELVDYEEVLAKAKDFRYNLSEVLQGKLGIYDADGDGDFDVEDAKVLLGLTKDGNNENIDSLEEVLNILAEESSDWFYGFLSFLYDVLTPFEILEEEESEAADDVDGTSQNEGVQGKKTCVILDLQNQ; encoded by the exons AGACTAAGCATGGAGGaagcaaaaatggaaagaaagaaggcCTCTCTGGAAGCTCATTTTTCACCTGGTTTATGGTAATTGCTTTGCTGGGAGTTTGGACATCAGTAGCAGTTGTCTGGTTTGAACTTGTAGATTATGAAGAAGTTCTAG CCAAAGCAAAGGATTTCCGTTATAACTTGTCAGAGGTCCTACAAG GCAAGCTTGGGATATATGATGCTGATGGAGATGGAGATTTTGATGTGGAAGATGCTAAAGTATTGCTAG GCCTGACCAAAGATGgcaataatgaaaatattgattCCCTTGAGGAAGTCCTTAATATTTTAGCAGAGGAAAGCTCTGATTGGTTTTATGGCTTTCTCTCATTTCTCTATGATGTATTGACTCCTTTTGAAATACTAGAAGAAGAAGAGAGCGAAGCTGCAGATGATGTTGATGGTACGTCACAGAATGAAGGGGTTCAGGGAAAAAAGACTTGTGTTATTTTGGATTTACAGAACCAGTGA